A window of Aeromicrobium sp. Sec7.5 genomic DNA:
TCACGATCTTGAGTCCCGAGGCAGGCCCAACTGGGGTGAACCGCTGGGTCGCGACGTCGAAGGTGCCATTGGCGACGCCCCCGATCTGGAAGGAGCATCCATTCATCGAGAAGGTCGCATTCACGTTCGTGATCCGCACGGGCCACGTCGACCCCAGGGCGTCACCCGTGACCGTCATGCCCCAAGTGCCAGTTGGCGTGATCGTGGTTGGGCCCATGATGACGTTCGAACAGCCAGCAGAGGTCAGAGTTCCGACGTTCGCCGCGTTCCAGCCAATCGCTCGACTCAATCCAGGACTCGCGATACTTCCCGCCAGATTGAACGTCTGGCACGTCCACGTCTGATTCGCCTGGATGAACGTGAAACTGACGTTCGAGCCGACGAAGTTGACGTTCGGACCACCGCCGGGCGTGTAGGTCGTGGCCGCGGAGGCCGGGGAGGACATGGCCACTGCCAGGGCGAGGGTCGCGGTGAAGGCGATCATGGAGCTGGCGAGTCGCTTGGCGAGAGTCTTCACGGTGCGTCCTTTCGGGGTGTTCCTGCGGCGATGGTCAGTGGTCACACGTGATGGGGGGAGCGCGAGCTCCTGCCGGCTCTGCGGGGCGCACGGGGTGCGCCCCGCAGAGCGGCGTCGAGCTCAGCCGCCGTAGCGCGGGTTGGAGATCGTCAGGTCGAGCGTGTTGTTGCTGCCGGGCACCAGGGCGTTGATCGGCACCGAGCCGAACCACGGGAAGAAGCCCGGGATGTTGAAGAAGTTCAGCGGCGTGCAGCCCGTGAACTTGCCGATCGTGTAGGTCGACGTGACGCGGCCACCCTCGTTGACGGTGAAGAACTCACCCTCGGGCGTGCTGGCGGTGATGTTCGCCGGGCTGATCGTGTGGCAGTTGTTGCCGACCGCCAGCGGGAACCAGACGCCGAAGACCTTGGCCTCGACGCTGCTGATCTTGATGTCGTAGGCGACGTTCGAGACAAGGCGGGCCTTGCCGAGCTCCTCGGTCTGCTGCAGCGCACCGGTGAGCTGGCCGACCTGCGTCAGCGTGACGTTGGCGCGAGCGGGAATCCCGAACACGTCGAACTGCAACTGCTGGGTCGGGATCGGCAGCGTGCCGCCGACGATGTCACCCGTGACGAGGTCAAGGGTCGTCGTGAGCTCGGACGGACCGAGCGGCAGCGTGGAGTCGACCTGCGAGCCGATGTAGCTGGAGCCCACCGCGTCGTACTTGACGGTCAGCGTGGGGTTCGGCTCCTGGGCCTGCACCGCGGGGGCCGCGGTGAGGGCCAACAGGGACAGGGCGGCGGCGCCCAGGAACATGCGGCTCCGGCGGCCGGTCGACGAGAGTGTTTTCACGAGATTCCCCTAAGCGATGACGAATGTGGATGCGATCCGAGCCGGTGTGACCCGGAACACGATCGCGGCGATGTGGTCATTACGGGCTAGTTCCCTGGTGCGCCGCAAGGGGTCGATGGCGAATTGGGCGAAACGAGACCGAAACCTGTCACCCACGTGACAATTTCTCGCTCCACGCCCCCGCCAGGGCCACTGATGCGTCTCGGACCGCCACGCTCCTGGGGATCGGCGGACGCTACGGATAAGTCTGTAGACCCATGAGTGTCCGATCGAGAAGGTGCGGGCGTGCCCTCCCACCTCCAGGTCGTCGTCGGACGCAAGCTCCGCGAGCACCGCACCCGTCTCGGACTCAGTCAGGAACGCCTCGCCGACGACCTCGGATTCCATCGCACCTACCTGGGATCGGTGGAGCGCGGCGAGCGCAACCTGACGCTCGCGTCGGTCGAGCAGCTCGCGGCACGCCTTGGCGTCGACCCGCTCGACCTCCTGCACGACTGACACAGCCCCGCCCGAACGCGGGCGCAAAAGTTGTCACGCGGATCACAAGAATCGACCCGATCCGGGTTCGATCACCGCTCCAGGCTCGACCTTCGTGAGCATTCGTCGTTGACTCACGCTCGAGGGAGCATGCCTGAGACATCGGGCGTGCGTTCTACTGGTGGGGAGGTTCGGCATGCCAACAGCGATCGGCGACATCGAACGAGCACGAGCGGCCAGACCCGCAGGCTCCTCCGAGACGGCCGGCCCTTCCTCGCCGCCCCTGCTCGACGCACTTCCGCCACTCGACGACGACGTCATCGCCGCCTGTCGCCAACGCGCCGACCGTCTGAGCGCCCGGATCTCGGGCCGCATCCACGCAGAGGTCGCTGCGTTCGCCGACCCGTCGATGCACGCCGTCATCACCGAGGCGATCGAGATGTCCGTGGGCTTCTTCATCGACGCCCTCGCCGGGGCACCCACCCGCGGCCGTGCCGTGGGCGACTTCTTCCGCTGGCTCGGACGCGTGGAGGCGGCCGCCGGTCACGACCTCGACGCCATGCGCGCCGCCCACCAGATCGCGACGCAGGAGACCTGGAGCGAGCTCCGCGAGGCCTCGCACGAGCTCGAGCTGCCCGCCACGGCGGTCGGCCAGCTCGCCAACGCCTTGCTCAACTTCCAGAACCAGCTGCTCCAGCACGCGACGCAGGGGTTCACCCTGGTTCGCGCACGTCGGGGCGGCGCACGGAACAGCCCCCGGTCGCTGCTGATCGAGGCGCTGCTCCGCGGCGAGTGTCCCGACCGCATCGAGGAGCTCGCCAGCACCGTCAGCTGGCCCGTGCCGGAATCGGTCTCCGTCATGACGACCACGATGAGCGCGCAGGCCCGCGCCGTCGTGGGGGCCACCACCGGGGCACTCGCGGGCTCGAACGGCAAGCGTCTGGTCGTCATCGTCGACACCGGAGCCGCACCGCGGCTCGCCGAGCACCTCGCACGGCAGGTCAGCGACCCCGTCACCCTCAGCTGGGGTGTCACCCCCGACGAGGTGCACCATGCCGCACGCTGGTCGGCCCGTCTGTTCCGTCTCGCCGCCAGCGGGCAGGTGGCCCCACCCGCCGACGGCGTTCTCCGGTGCGGCGATCACCGCGCCAAGCTGTGCCTGCACGCCGACCCCATCCTGCGCCGCTGCACCGACCGGGAGGTCCTGGCGCCCCTGCTCACCGAGACCCCCAAGCGTCGCTCAGCCCTGGCCGACACCATGCTCATGTGGCTCCAGACCCGTGAGAGCGTGCCCGCCATCGCCGACCGCCTGGGCGTCCACCAGCAGACCGTGCGCCACCGCCTGCGGCGGATCAAGGAGCTGTTCGGCGACCGCCTCTCGGACCCGTCGGAGACAGTGGCCCTGCTCACGGCCCTCGAGTCGGTCACGCCAGGCTGGCGCTCTGACGCCGCCTGAGCTCGCACGCACGAGATGCGCGGGGGCGGGGCGATCACGACCCCCGGGTCGCCCTGAAACTTGTCATGCGGGTGACAATCTTCGGCCGAAACGGCCTCCTCGCGGCACGTCCACCTGCGCCACGACATCCCGTCGAAGCAGGGTGGTGGCGAACATGACGCGCCCCCGCCTCCCGGTAAACCTTCCTGCCGTCGACCCCGCCATTGACCACCCCCCGGTCCGGGGGTGGATGATGTGACCCACGACACGTCGTCGACCTGGGGGGCAGGGCATGAGAAGTGGCGCGACCTGGCGCGAGGCGCCATGACCGTGACGCCCACCCCACGCACGACGCCCGAGCTCGTGGCCGAACGAGCCCGTGCCGTCCGACGCGACGTCCCGAAGGTCGCCAGCGAGATCGCGCTCGCCGTGCGCACCCGCATCCCCAGGTACGACGCGCCCGCCGTGCGGAGCGTCATCGACGAGGCCGTGTCCACGGCGATCCACCGGTTCCTGGACGCCGTGGACGGCGCGCCCCACCGCGACCGCGGGGTCGAGGAGCTCTTCCGCTCCCTCGGCCGCACGGAGGCCCGATCGGGCCACTCGCCGTCGGACCTGCGGGCCGCCGTCCACATCGCCATCTCGGCCTCGTGGCAGTTCCTGCGGCACTCCGACACCTCGGCCACCTCCGACGGCCCGGTGCGCAGCGGGCTGGCCGACGCGGTGTTCGCCTTCGCCGACCACCTCATCGCCGAGGCCGACGCCGGCCACGCCGAGGGCCTCCAGCGACGTGCTGACGACCCGATGCGTGCTCGCGCCCGCCTCGCCGAGAGTCTCCTCGGCGGGCCCCCCCTCTCCGACCTCGACACGGCGGGGTGGACCGTCCCGGAGGTCGTGCTCGTCCTGGTCGTCGAGCTGCCCGGCGACGAGCGCCCGGATCTCTCGGCCGTGGCCCGCACCAGCCTCATCGTGCGCCACGGGCAGCGACTGGTGATCCTCACCGATGCCGCCCGACGCGACGAGGTGCTCGAGGCCGTGCTGGAAGCCGGCACCGGGCGGGTCGGACTCGCCACGGCCAGTGCGTCGGCAACGATTCCTGCGGCGTTCCGCTGGAGCGGACGCGTGCTGACCCTCGTGCAGCGCGGGGTGATCCCCGATCAACGGGTCGTCGATGCGTCCGGCCACCTGACCCAGATCTGGTTGCACGCCGAGCCCGCCCTGCGCCAGTCCCTGGTGCAGTCGCTGCTCGCACCGCTGCTGGCTGAGTCGCCGAACTCGCGCGAGATCCTCTCCGAGACGCTCCTCGTCTGGCTCGAGACCCGCGACAGCGCACCGGCCATCGCGGCGCAGCTCGGCATCCACCCGCAGACGGTGCGCTACCGCTGGAAGCGGATCAACGAGCTGTTCGGCGACGCGCTGCGCGAACCGGAGTTCATCGTGCAGATCACGATGGTCCTCAAGGCCAGCGTGCCGCTGTGGAAGGCCGGCGACCAGTCCGACTTCGAACGCTTCCAGACGGCGGCCGGCGCATGAACGACGTCGTCAGCCTGACCGGGAGCCTCGGCGCCGCCGTCATCGTGCTCGCCGCCGCGGCCGCGTGGTGGTCGGCGCGGCCCCTGGTGGTCGGCTCGGCCCTTCGGCGGTCGGGTGAGAACCAGGCCCGAGTGCGCGGCCGGGGCGCTCTTGAAGCGTTCGAGCGGCTCGACACGCTCGTGATCGACCCGATCGGATCGATCACCGACGGTGAGCCGCGCGTCGTGGGGGTCGAGCCAATCGACCCCGAGCACGACCGCAGCCTGCGCTGGTTCGCCGGAGCACTCCAGCACGGCGAGGACGATCCTGTGGCCAAGGCCGTCTCCCGGCTCGCCGCGCGCGGCGGTGCGACGAACGTGCAACGCCTGCCCGGGATGGGCGTGCTGGGCACGGTCGACCGGCACCCGGTGCGCGTCGGTTCGCCGGAGTGGATCGGCGTCGAGGCCGAGGACGACGGCTGGGGCAAGATCCTCGCCGTCGAGGTCGACGGGCGCGCGATGGGGCGGATCACCGTCGCCGACGCGGTGCGCGAGCAGGCACCCACCACTGTCACGGCGCTCGTCGGCGACGGCTACCAGATTGTCCTGACCGCTCCGGGCGAGGCCGCGGCGCGCCACCTCGCCGGCGCGGTCCCCGACGCCACCGTCGTGTCGACCACCGAGAGGTCCACCGCCGAGGTCGTGGAGGAACTGCTCGGCGACGGCCGCCACATCGGTGCGGTCGGCCGCGGACGCGCCGCCGTGTTCACCTCGGCCGCCGCCACCCCGATGGTCAGCGACGAGCTGGCGAGCGACGCCGCCGGCGTCGAGATGTCCGACGTCGCGATCCACCACGTCGCCGCGGTGCTGCGCCTGCTGCGCGGGGCCCATGGCCGCCTCCGAGCGATGCGTCGCGCCATCGTGCTCGTGGCAGCGGTCGGGTTCATCGCGCTGATCGTCACGCCGACCGGCCCGCCTGACATCGCCGCCACGACCATCACCGTGCTCGCGCTGCCCATCGCCCTCACGGCACCCCTCGCGCGCTGGGGGTGAGGGCGGGCTCCCTCCGCCGCCCAGTCACCTTCCACTCTTCGAGGGCGAGCCGCATTGGCGTTTCCCGGCCGTCCACAGGTTGGCGGAACGGCCGCGGCGCTGGGCGGGGCGTGTCAGAGGTCCGTTCTACGTTCGATCCCGTCCCACTCACGACCCACCGGACGGACCACCACCATGACCTTGGACGACGCCCACCGCCACCTTCAGAACCGCCACGCTGCGTTCAACGGCGACGCCACTGCCATGACCTCCATCCCGGAGATCGAGAGGCCGCCCATTCCTCACGGACTACGCAAGCTCCAAGTCCAGATCTCTCACCTGACCCACGCGGTGGAGTCACTCGTCCAGGAGCTCGACCGCCGTGACAGCACGTCGTGAACGCGCTGGTTCGATCGCGGCCGCCTTCAGACTCGACCATCGGAGCCATGTCCGTCCTGGCACGTCACACGCTCTGCTGAGCCCGACGGGGTGAATATCGAACGATCGTCCGCCGTCGGCGTCTCCCGCACATCCACAGGTCGGCGACTCGGCCGTGGCGCATGTCGGCGCTGCTGCCTAGGCTGCTTGCAGCGTCAGAGGACGCGGACGAGAATGGACAGGTGATCACCGTGCCGCTGGAGACGTGGGTGTCGATCGGGGCCCTGATCGGTGTCAGCCTGTCGCTCGCCGGCCTGATCCTCGCAGCGATCCGCAGCCTGCGCACCGAGATCAAAAGTGACATCGCCCAGATGCGAACCGTGGTCGACCGGCTCGACGATCGCGTCTACACGCTGGCCACCCGACAGTCGACCGGCCCACTCATCGTTCCCCGGTCCCGCGATTGACCGTCAGGTCATCGCACGACGCCAGTCATGACCAACACCTACGCGGACTTCCTGCGGGGCAGGCGTTCGATCTTGAGCCTGTCGCAAGGGGCACTCGCTGACCTCGCCGGGGTCAAGCAACCCACGATCGCTGCCATCGAGTCCGGGAAGCGGACGCCCTCGGCCTCGGCCCGGGCAGCGCTCGACCAGGCGCTGACGACGCAGCCATCGACGGCGTTGGCGGCTCGGCGTCACGAAGTGCGTGACCTGTTCGATCGTGCCGGCCTGCCCGAGCCGCGGGTGTTCGGCTCTGTCGCACGAGGGACCGACCGACCCGACTCCGACATCGATCTCCTGGTCGAGTTCTCCGACCATCACGACATCGTCGATCTGCTGACCCTGCAGCAAGAGCTCGAGACGCTCCTGACCTTCCCCGTGGACCTGGCCGACTCCCGCGCTCGAGGACCGGTCACCACACACGGGCTCACCGAGATCGTGGGTCTGTGACCAACGCCAGCGACTAGGACAAGGTTGACGACCGCTTGGTCTTTGCCGCGCTCGAACGCCGCATCCCCCACCTGCTCGACGCGGTGGACATGGAGGTCTGACCCCGAGGGCGTTGTCACGGGACAAGAGGCTTCGAGGCTCGCTCGTTCCTCGCTCGCACTGGGGGCACCTCCCACGACGAAGTCGTAGGGGGACAGCCAACGGATAGGTCAGGTGACGCCGACCCAGGCGAAGAACTCCTCGGCCGTCAGCACGGGCTTGCTGTAGTCGCGGGCCTTGCGCGCCTTGCCCGACTGGGTGCCGATCTCGGCCACC
This region includes:
- a CDS encoding helix-turn-helix domain-containing protein; the encoded protein is MPSHLQVVVGRKLREHRTRLGLSQERLADDLGFHRTYLGSVERGERNLTLASVEQLAARLGVDPLDLLHD
- a CDS encoding helix-turn-helix domain-containing protein; protein product: MPTAIGDIERARAARPAGSSETAGPSSPPLLDALPPLDDDVIAACRQRADRLSARISGRIHAEVAAFADPSMHAVITEAIEMSVGFFIDALAGAPTRGRAVGDFFRWLGRVEAAAGHDLDAMRAAHQIATQETWSELREASHELELPATAVGQLANALLNFQNQLLQHATQGFTLVRARRGGARNSPRSLLIEALLRGECPDRIEELASTVSWPVPESVSVMTTTMSAQARAVVGATTGALAGSNGKRLVVIVDTGAAPRLAEHLARQVSDPVTLSWGVTPDEVHHAARWSARLFRLAASGQVAPPADGVLRCGDHRAKLCLHADPILRRCTDREVLAPLLTETPKRRSALADTMLMWLQTRESVPAIADRLGVHQQTVRHRLRRIKELFGDRLSDPSETVALLTALESVTPGWRSDAA
- a CDS encoding helix-turn-helix domain-containing protein translates to MTVTPTPRTTPELVAERARAVRRDVPKVASEIALAVRTRIPRYDAPAVRSVIDEAVSTAIHRFLDAVDGAPHRDRGVEELFRSLGRTEARSGHSPSDLRAAVHIAISASWQFLRHSDTSATSDGPVRSGLADAVFAFADHLIAEADAGHAEGLQRRADDPMRARARLAESLLGGPPLSDLDTAGWTVPEVVLVLVVELPGDERPDLSAVARTSLIVRHGQRLVILTDAARRDEVLEAVLEAGTGRVGLATASASATIPAAFRWSGRVLTLVQRGVIPDQRVVDASGHLTQIWLHAEPALRQSLVQSLLAPLLAESPNSREILSETLLVWLETRDSAPAIAAQLGIHPQTVRYRWKRINELFGDALREPEFIVQITMVLKASVPLWKAGDQSDFERFQTAAGA
- a CDS encoding nucleotidyltransferase domain-containing protein encodes the protein MTNTYADFLRGRRSILSLSQGALADLAGVKQPTIAAIESGKRTPSASARAALDQALTTQPSTALAARRHEVRDLFDRAGLPEPRVFGSVARGTDRPDSDIDLLVEFSDHHDIVDLLTLQQELETLLTFPVDLADSRARGPVTTHGLTEIVGL